The following proteins come from a genomic window of Triticum aestivum cultivar Chinese Spring chromosome 6A, IWGSC CS RefSeq v2.1, whole genome shotgun sequence:
- the LOC123132279 gene encoding E3 ubiquitin-protein ligase ATL6 has translation MNPTRGRRNGGSSFLLVTILVAAAADIAAAQQSGKGPSYFDPQNFNPSMAVIIVVLVTAFFFLGFFSIYIRRCAGGPLGGPGEDLGARPGVGGIAFLTSGAARSRRMRGLDAAALEALPTMAYADVKAHKVGKGELECAVCLSEFDDDDTLRLLPKCSHAFHADCIDAWLASHVTCPVCRANLVPGADAPVASGAAAASATPERDDVAATLAPQPAEETPTAPPEQVTVVITDAAEETEEERVRREEAAELVRIGSVKRALRSKSGRSPAAQFPRSHTTGHSLAAAPAESAERYTLRLPEHVLREVVAAGKLRRTKSLQAFREGRAGGSTRRGSRSVRLGQSGRWPAITMSSFLGLSFSAWGSSRRGEAEAAGKGGAKVASDGTAAAEQQQCDSGACPLPLGGRRV, from the coding sequence ATGAACCCGACGCGCGGCCGCCGCAATGGCGGCAGCTCCTTTCTCCTCGTCACCATACTCGTCGCTGCGGCGGCCGATATCGCGGCCGCGCAGCAGAGCGGCAAGGGGCCGAGCTACTTCGACCCGCAGAACTTCAACCCGTCCATGGCGGTCATAATCGTCGTGCTCGTcacagccttcttcttcctcgggttcTTCTCCATCTACATCCGGCGATGCGCGGGCGGGCCGCTCGGCGGGCCCGGCGAGGACCTCGGCGCCAGGCCGGGCGTGGGCGGGATCGCGTTCCTCACCTCGGGCGCCGCGCGGTCGAGGAGGATGAGAGGGCTGGACGCCGCCGCGCTCGAGGCGCTCCCCACCATGGCCTACGCCGACGTCAAGGCGCACAAGGTCGGCAAGGGCGAGCTGGAGTGCGCCGTGTGCCTCAGCGAGTTCGACGACGACGACACGCTCCGCCTCCTCCCCAAGTGCTCGCACGCGTTCCACGCCGACTGCATCGACGCCTGGCTCGCGTCGCACGTCACCTGCCCGGTCTGCCGCGCGAATCTCGTCCCCGGCGCCGACGCCCCCGTGGCATCCGGCGCTGCTGCTGCGTCGGCGACGCCGGAGCGGGACGACGTAGCTGCTACGTTGGCGCCGCAGCCGGCGGAGGAAACGCCCACGGCGCCGCCGGAGCAAGTGACGGTGGTGATCACCGATGCTGCCGAGGAGACGGAGGAGGAGAGGGtcaggagggaggaggcggccgagcTGGTGCGTATCGGCAGCGTGAAGCGCGCGCTGCGCAGCAAGTCCGGCCGGAGTCCCGCCGCGCAGTTCCCGCGCTCGCACACCACGGGGCACTCGCTCGCGGCAGCGCCGGCCGAGAGCGCGGAGCGGTACACGCTGAGGCTGCCCGAGCACGTCCTCCGAGAGGTCGTCGCGGCGGGCAAGCTGCGGCGCACGAAGAGCCTCCAAGCGTTTCGGGAGGGCCGCGCCGGCGGGAGCACGCGCCGGGGCAGCAGGAGCGTCCGGCTCGGGCAGTCCGGCCGGTGGCCCGCCATCACCATGTCGTCGTTCTTGGGACTCTCGTTCTCGGCGTGGGGGTCGTCGCGGCGTGGCGAAGCCGAGGCCGCCGGCAAGGGCGGCGCGAAGGTCGCCAGCGACGGCACAGCAGCCGCGGAACAGCAGCAGTGCGACAGCGGGGCGTGCCCACTTCCACTCGGCGGCCGCCGTGTTTGA